The genomic segment CCGCCCTGCTCTCGGCGGGGTGCTGCGCGAACAGCGGCAAGAGCGCGCTCGCCGCGACAAGCGACAGCAAAATGACGACCGCAGACAGGAAGATGACGAGGCTTCGTTCCGGGAACGGCCCCCCGTTATCCAGAAGCAGCGGGATCGAGAAGGCGCCGGCGAGCGTCACCGCTCCGCGTACGCCGGACAGGGCGGTCATCGCGAGCATGCGGAACGAAAGTTTGGCATTGGATTCCGTTTTTTTACCGATCCATCGGCCGCCTCGCGAGAACAAGTACGCCCATAAAAAGCGGAGGACAAGCAGCATGAGGAAGATCACGACCGCGTAAGCGATCACCTCGCCGTTGTTCAGCGTCGGTTCCCTGAAAACTTCATTGAACACGCTCGGCAGCTGCAGACCCAGAATGACGAAGACGAGTCCGTTGAGAATGAACACGATAACGGACCAGGTGTTGTCCGACAGCTCGTTGGACAAAGGCTTGATGCTGGACATCCGGTCTCGCTCGATCGCATGCACGACGCCGCCGGCGACCGCCGCCAAGATGCCGGATACCCCAAGCTGTTCGGCGATCATATACAGCGCGAACGGCGTCAAGAGATGAATGAGCATATGCATCGTCTCGTCCTCAAGACCCGACCGGCGAAGCCATACCCGGACGCCGGAGACGAGAAGCGCCGTGACTGCGCCGACCGCAAGGCCTCCGATCGCGATGAGGAGGAAGCTGACGCTTGCGTTCGCCAGCGAGAAGCTGCCGGTGAGCGCTGCGGCGATCGCGAACTTGAAGGCGACGAGGCCTGAAGCGTCATTCATGAGCGCCTCGCCTTCGAGCAGGTGCATCAGGCTGTTCGGCAGCCGAATGCGGCCGGCCAGGCTGCTCACCGCGACGGCGTCCGTCGGCGAGAGGATGGCCGCGAGGCCGAACGCGACGGGCAGCGGAATCGACGGGATCATCCAGTGGATGGCGTAGCCGATCAGGAACACGGTCGCGAAAACGAGGCCGACGGCGAGCAGAAGGATCGGAACGCGCAGCTTCCATAGTTCGGC from the Cohnella hashimotonis genome contains:
- a CDS encoding Na+/H+ antiporter, whose amino-acid sequence is MELFFTILILLALVGVSNILSGKFPLVPVPLMQIALGIVIAAIPSGLHMHLEPELFFVLFIAPLLYNDGKHVSRAELWKLRVPILLLAVGLVFATVFLIGYAIHWMIPSIPLPVAFGLAAILSPTDAVAVSSLAGRIRLPNSLMHLLEGEALMNDASGLVAFKFAIAAALTGSFSLANASVSFLLIAIGGLAVGAVTALLVSGVRVWLRRSGLEDETMHMLIHLLTPFALYMIAEQLGVSGILAAVAGGVVHAIERDRMSSIKPLSNELSDNTWSVIVFILNGLVFVILGLQLPSVFNEVFREPTLNNGEVIAYAVVIFLMLLVLRFLWAYLFSRGGRWIGKKTESNAKLSFRMLAMTALSGVRGAVTLAGAFSIPLLLDNGGPFPERSLVIFLSAVVILLSLVAASALLPLFAQHPAESRAAELAAAERKGERLIMGAAIRAIHSATTEDNEVESASVISDYERWRRNPELDLRRMQHGKYDLEERELRLKAIDEERRTVNKLLREDRITETQAVLFQSNLEQMSMVLSVRTNLFKLLAKFWLRELKAMLTKQESRFKAIRDLSPADREAIRGVKVQTCEAALSSLRSERTCDARAAVMSQYEHMLAKLTSPYSFGKPPAGNEEVRRDLQWIAIQAERDEVQTLFERNEITRDVANKLRRTIRTREATLLSEALD